A stretch of the Capsicum annuum cultivar UCD-10X-F1 chromosome 10, UCD10Xv1.1, whole genome shotgun sequence genome encodes the following:
- the LOC107844659 gene encoding uncharacterized protein LOC107844659: MDEYKLWYSGSERRRNDVGILVDEELREQVVEINRVSDGGITIKLVIGGFMVNICIAYTPQVGLDEEEKRRFWDILDEVFSSVPSSEKIFIGGDFNGHIGALPVGYGEVHGGFGFRDRNDAGAVLLDFTRAFELVVVNTYFSKEEEHLVTFCSRLAKTQI, from the coding sequence ATGGATGAGTACAAGTTGTGGTATTCAGGTAGTGAGAGACGTAGGAATGACGTAGGTATAttagtggatgaagagcttagagagCAAGTAGTGGAGATTAATAGGGTTAGCGATGGGGGGATAACTATTAAGTTAGTCATTGGGGGGTTTATGGTGAACATCTGTATTGCTTATACACCACAGGTGGGCCTAGACGAGGAGGAGAAGAGAAGATTTTGGGACATTTTAGACGAGGTGTTTAGtagcgtgcctagctcggagaagattttTATAggaggggacttcaatgggcacattggggcTTTACCGGTAGGATATGGGGAGGTGCATGGAGGCTTTGGCTTTAGGGACAGGAATGATGCAGGAGCCGTTCTTTTGGATTTTACGAGGGCCTTTGAGTTGGTGGTAGTGAACACCTATTTTTCAAAGGAGGAGGAGCATCTAGTTACTTTCTGTAGTAGGTTAGCCAAaactcaaatttaa